The DNA region TAATCATAATACCCATTGTGCGACGGTATTACGCTTTTCAAGCACACATTTCCACTTGATTTTTCGGATTTAACGAGCGAAAAAATTGTCGTAAAATCCTTTCAAAGGATAATCCTTATACATCTATATTTAGCAGGGGAAGCCTAAACCTTATGGTTTTCGATGGCGATGATCACTTCGCTCTTCAATGTACCTAGCTTACTTTTTACAACTTCAAGATAGTCTTCACCAAGATTATTTTTAACTACCTGCAGTTCGGAGGCAAAATCCGAAATTGTCTTTGGCTTCGATGCTTCCAACTTACTTCCGGCAAACCTGCGAAGGGTGGACTTTGCGAGAGTTTTATAATCTCGCAAATCCTCGATCAGAACTCGAATGAAAGAAATATGATCTTCAAGTTCAGCCTTAAAGTTGTGGAGTGCGGTTGACAAATTATTCAACGCCTTATTTTCAAGTGCCGCCTCACTTTTAGGGACATGTTGAACCTCACGATACTCTTTTATAGCTTCATAAGAAGCCCAGAAATTTTCGCTTAAATTTCGCCGTGGCTCATCCACTTCACACTCAATCAATTGAAGGGTATCTTCAAAAAACGGGGACTTAATTTCGGGCTTTTGTTTTGTCGTGTCATTCACCAATTGTATAAATAGCCCAAGACCTTTACGGCGAAATACCAACAATTGATTTTCTGAAAATGCTTTAGCAGTTTTTACACGTGCAGGAAACTCTTTAATCCGCTCAATAATCTCAGGATATTTTGATTGAATTTCAAAATACGTTCGACGTACCCGAGTAAATATGCTCTGTTCCTCCTCATCTTCAGGGTTGGAATTTACACGCTTGAATAATTCTGAAGGGGATGGTGTTTCATCCACGGCAAATATCTTTGCATCCTCACCAAGAGTATTATGGATAAGAAACATTTTTTGGCTGGCAATTTCTCGACTCTTTACAATATCCGCTCCCTTTTCGGTTGGGAAAAAATTATAAATATAAAGATTCTGAAATACCTTCCTGCCTATACGATTAATACGCCCTACTCGTTGGATCACACGTGTTGGATTCCAGGGGATATCGTAATTGATGATAGTACCTGCTCGATTTAAGTTCACACCTTCAGAAAGTTTATCGCTGGTAAGGAGTATCTGATATGTATCATCGCGTTCTCTAAACTTAAAACTAGCATCAAAATTAGCCAGGATGTTCCTCAATTGAGCAGCTGACAAACCCGAACTTGTACTGAGCACCTTGCCGGGAAATGCTTTTTCGAGAATTGGAGCAAGATGCTCAACAGTGTCGATGTACTCGCTGAAGATAATGACTTTGCGCTTAGGCTCTCCCTTTTCAGGCAGGGTATTTATTATTTTTTCAATTTCATTTATCAGACTTTCTGCTTTAGGATCTTCTTGTACAAGGTTCAACCTTTTAATCCGTTGTTGAATTTCGCGCATGAGATCCAAGTCGGATTTGATATCCTGTACAAATTCATCGGCGAGATCGAATTCATTGATAATATACACATGCTGATTTTTCGGTCTCTTTTTTAATTCTGAAAGTTGTCGTTCAAATTCCAGCAATGCGGCATCAATATCATCCGGGTTACTATTGTATATTTTTTCAATAAGTTTTCGATCCAGAATATATTTTCCGCCAGAATTATCGATGAACTCCAATACACGTTCATGGACGCGCGTAAAGTTGGCAATACTCTTGGAAAAGGCGCCAAAGGAACTTTCGAAGCGTTTGACCAATAAACGACGCATAAACTCATATAAGTTGCGTTGCTGTTGGAATGTTCGGTTCTCTTCTTCGCTCAGACCATCTGTATCTGTGAGGGCTTCATGTTCTTCATAGATAAAAGGCTGATAAATCGCGCCACGGAACCGCCCATCTTCGCTGAAATACTCATTGATGACCCGATCGTAAAAATCCATTTGTTCAGGTGTAAGAGCATAGAACATCTCTTTGGGCTCCCCCACTTCTGAAAGCTCTGTTACCTCTGCTGAATAGACGGGATCGTTTTTGAGATCCAACCGATTACGGCGAATCAAAACGGGTTCGAGCACAGCTCGTATCTCACTTGAGAGTTTCGCCGCTCTTTCCTTCACACGTGGAATATCAATTGGAAGCGGAGCTTCAAACATTTGGTCATAATATTTCTCAGCACGAGCACGCTTTTCATCGTCTCTATGATCATAATAACGAAGGATGTAGGAAAGACGCCTAAAATCAGCGTTATAACGTGCGAAACGTCCCTCAAGGTTTTCATCCAATGTGATCTTAGACTTTCCAGGGACGATAAATAATTTCAGTAACGTGAAGATATCTTGCGGAGAATTGTTAAAGGGCGTTGCCGTCAATAAAATGACCATGCGTTTTCTGCAAATATTGCTTAACAACTCGTAATCCGCAGTGTCTTCGTTTCGGAAGCGGTGTGCTTCATCCACCACAACAACTTCCACATCATCCCCATATTCTTGTAAATATTCAACTGCCTTCTCAAGGTCGCCGGATGAGCGGACTTCCCAATCATGCAATTTGAAATCAGCTAGGTATTTGTGCCATCCTGAGTCTTTACGTTTTGCATCTCCCATCAATCCTGGCGGGCAAACGACCATACCCCGCCTGCCAAGATTGCGAGCCAGCATCCCGGCAATGACGGATTTTCCAAGCCCCACCACGTCGGCAATGATGACGCCATTATATTGCTCGATGATCGTTAAGGCTTGATTGACCGCATCAGTCTGATATTGATAATCCTTGTAACCCTGGTCTTCAAGTAGCCTTTTCACATGTGGCTTAATGGATTTCTGTTCTGCTAGGTCAAGGTAGGACTTCAGGACAAGCGCATACGCCTCAAAAGGTGTGACTTCTGCCACTTGTGTCTTATTTTGGACGAATCGCGTTAGGTATTCTTTTCGTTCTGGAATATCTGTGATCAGAACCGCGGTGTTCCATAGATCATCGAAATATTCCTCAGCTTCTTTGGTACCGTAATCAGAAATTTCCACGTTGAATTCATTCTGCCCCTGAATTCCTGCGCGGGTAAGGTTGCTGGATCCCGTAATGAATTTTCCATCCTCCGGCAAAAGACCTTTGACTTCATCCTTCACTTTGAAGAAGTATAATTTAGCGTGATTAGGTTCCAGTGTTTTTTTGATTTGCAAACGACCATTCTGAAGAAGTTCAAGGAAATATGAAACCTGTTCGTAGAATTCCTGATTATCTAGAGATTCGTCATTGAGTGCAATATTCAGGGATTCAAAGAACCGGTCTGCCAACTCATCGTTACTGAGTTCCTTACCGTCTTTCTCAATTTCAAAGACACGGTTCAGACTTTTATCTACATCCAAACCGACGAGCAATTTAATCGTCAGGTCGCTTTGAACCCTCAGGCTTTCATACAACTCCCGCCAACCCGAAAAATAGAAATAACCAACAAGGAACTTAAGTTCCTTGCTATGTTGGATAAGTTCATCCAGCCGCTTTTTGAGAGTGCGGGATTTTGCGTTTGTAATGAAGGCGTTGGCAGGCATAATTGTTCTTAGATCCACCCTAAATTTCGTAAATGTTCCCAGGCAGTGAAAATATGCTCAGGTTTGAAATAATCACGTTTACGTTGATTCCACGATTGAAAACCTTTGACCGCGACATTTGGATCAGTCTTTACAGCAGGTTCTTCATCTGCCAGCCAGTGGACAGTGGAAAGCAATTCCATTCCATATGGAGTTTCAAATCCTTCAATCAGTTCAATTACTTTTTGCAGCCGGCTTTGGAGATCAGGCTTGTCACTTAGAAACTCAGCCGCCTCCCGTTCTGCATTGGGCAGGAGGTACACGTTGGCTTTTCCGCTTCGATCTCCATACCCGCGCAGGAAATGACCTTCCACACGTTGGAGGACGTGGTTCAAATTCTCGGCATACGGACCATACTGTTTTTTCACATAATTCAGACGCAAGGGTTGCCCTGCCACTTGCATGAAATACATTAGTTTCTGAATCTCCAACAGAGAGAAGCGATATCCTGAAACAGTATAACGCGCCATTAGGTAAATAAGAGCCGCACGCCCTTCTGTCATGGCTGGTTTTTCTGTGGCGACACGGATGTGCTCGGCTTTTGGCGCACCAACGGGTTCATAGATAAGTACCCGGACGTCTTCAAATTGATTGAGCGAATCAGTTATCATAGGGCGGACGATGTTCCAATCCAGACCGCCGCTTCCACATCCCAAAGGCGGAACTGCAATGGACTTTATGCCATATTCTCGAATGACTCGTTCCAAATCCACCAGACCCGCTTTTACATCCTGTAATTTGGATTTTTCACGCCAATGGCTTTTGGTAGGGAAATTAATGATAAAGCGCGGAATGACAAATTGCCCCTGGTCATGGACCAGCATTTTCCCAATTTGCACTTGCCCTTGCTTGCAGGCTTTTTGATATACCTTGTAGTTTTCAGGGAAGGCTTCGCGAAATTGCAAGGCGATACCCTTGCCCATCACACCCACGGTATTTACCGTGTTCACAAGGGCTTCGGCTTCAGCTTCTAGTAGGTTTCCTTTGATAAATTCAATCATTCTTGTCTCTTAATCATAATACCATTTGCGCTGGACAGTAACAATCGGCTTATGATTAACATGTTCAAGCAAAGCCGCAACTTGATCGCGGATAGTTGCATTATGTACGCCGATGTGCTGGATCAGTTCCCACGGAAAGCGTTGATGGGCCAAAAACTCTGCTTGTTTTCTGCGCCCGCGATCATAGTCGCTTGGTCTGTCATGCCAACTCCAACTTTCCACAACCTTCCAGTCCACTTCATTCAATCGATTCAAGTCATTGTAAAAGAGACTGATTTGCACGACTGCATGACCATCTGAGAATACAAAGGGGAGGCCAGCTTGCGCCACTGCTTCTGCAGAACTGACCAAATGCAGAATGTTTTCCTGACCGTCTCGATAAGCAGGGACATTACCTTTGTGGATGGTGTAAAGCATAGGAGAGCGATTGCAAAAATAAAACGGCACGTACTCTGCCAGCACCCCTCCAGGTGGGACAGTTACGTTTCTACGAGTGCGACGCTCTTTGATCTCTGTGTAGGCAATTTCGACAGGCTGGATATTTCGCCTGACCGATTCAGCATCGCACCACAACCCACCCTCTTGAATAATGTTGGGCAAGTTGCGAATGTGCGTGATGTGATAAATATCGGTCATGTTCGAATTATATCCTGTACAGAACCTTCACTTCCTCGTCAAATCCTTCTCCACGCCCCTCTGTAATGGAATCATTCCTTCCTGAATATATATCAATACCTTCCCTAGACTAGCACAATATTTACACCTTCATTTGACTGGTACTTTCGTATCAAGGACTCTTCAAATGTTGCGATAATCGCCTGACCGAAGATTTGGTGATTATAAGCATCCACCAAAAACTTGATAAGGGATCGTCGATTTACAGGGTCTAGGTGTTCAAGTGGTTCGTCGATCATCAAGAAATCACTCTTTGAAAAGTGATGCGCCAAGATAGTATGTACCATGATAAGCAGGGCGGTCTTTTCTCCACCGCTAAGTTGACGGAGATCTAATTTTATATTTTCATTGTCTTTGGTAATGACAGGGAGACCTTTTGTGTTGTACTCGATATCCCATCCTTCATCTTCCCTGAAGGACGACCAAAGGTCTGCGATTTGCTTGTATATTAAACGCATATCTGTATTTTGCTGGCTTTGAAGGGTCTCATCAATGGCTTGATTTGCCGCACGTAGGGATAGCAACCGTGTCTCAATTTGCACAAGCCCATTTTGCAAATCCTCTGGCGAGTCAAACCCAAGATCACTTAGTCTTTTTTTCCCAGCCTGATATTCAGCTGCGTAAACATCAAGTTCTTTGATCCGTTCTCGAACAGTCTCCCTCTGCTTTAATAACTCTTCTTGACCAGACCCGGGCTTCCCAAGAGCGATTTGTGATATTTTCTGAGAGAGTAAAGAGAAGGTATCGGATGGATGTACATCTTTCAGTTGAGTTTGAGCAATCAGATTTCGAAGCGGAAATAGCTTTTCGATTTGTTTGTTCCATTGCACCATGCTTTTGGAAGTTTGTTCTCGCGCCTGGTCTTGGTTTGACCGTTCTTCATTAAGTTTCTCAACATCCTGCTTTATTTCTTCCAAGATGCCTTTACGCTCTGATTTTGTCATTGGCTTGCGACACACGGGGCAGGGGACGGTGTCATCGCTATTTTTAAAAGGTTCAAGCAGTGAAATCACTCGTTTATATGCTTCTTCTTGTCCATCGAGTTTGGCGAGTGCGAGCCTGA from Anaerolineales bacterium includes:
- a CDS encoding macro domain-containing protein, with the protein product MIEFIKGNLLEAEAEALVNTVNTVGVMGKGIALQFREAFPENYKVYQKACKQGQVQIGKMLVHDQGQFVIPRFIINFPTKSHWREKSKLQDVKAGLVDLERVIREYGIKSIAVPPLGCGSGGLDWNIVRPMITDSLNQFEDVRVLIYEPVGAPKAEHIRVATEKPAMTEGRAALIYLMARYTVSGYRFSLLEIQKLMYFMQVAGQPLRLNYVKKQYGPYAENLNHVLQRVEGHFLRGYGDRSGKANVYLLPNAEREAAEFLSDKPDLQSRLQKVIELIEGFETPYGMELLSTVHWLADEEPAVKTDPNVAVKGFQSWNQRKRDYFKPEHIFTAWEHLRNLGWI
- a CDS encoding DUF4433 domain-containing protein translates to MTDIYHITHIRNLPNIIQEGGLWCDAESVRRNIQPVEIAYTEIKERRTRRNVTVPPGGVLAEYVPFYFCNRSPMLYTIHKGNVPAYRDGQENILHLVSSAEAVAQAGLPFVFSDGHAVVQISLFYNDLNRLNEVDWKVVESWSWHDRPSDYDRGRRKQAEFLAHQRFPWELIQHIGVHNATIRDQVAALLEHVNHKPIVTVQRKWYYD
- a CDS encoding helicase-related protein, with the translated sequence MPANAFITNAKSRTLKKRLDELIQHSKELKFLVGYFYFSGWRELYESLRVQSDLTIKLLVGLDVDKSLNRVFEIEKDGKELSNDELADRFFESLNIALNDESLDNQEFYEQVSYFLELLQNGRLQIKKTLEPNHAKLYFFKVKDEVKGLLPEDGKFITGSSNLTRAGIQGQNEFNVEISDYGTKEAEEYFDDLWNTAVLITDIPERKEYLTRFVQNKTQVAEVTPFEAYALVLKSYLDLAEQKSIKPHVKRLLEDQGYKDYQYQTDAVNQALTIIEQYNGVIIADVVGLGKSVIAGMLARNLGRRGMVVCPPGLMGDAKRKDSGWHKYLADFKLHDWEVRSSGDLEKAVEYLQEYGDDVEVVVVDEAHRFRNEDTADYELLSNICRKRMVILLTATPFNNSPQDIFTLLKLFIVPGKSKITLDENLEGRFARYNADFRRLSYILRYYDHRDDEKRARAEKYYDQMFEAPLPIDIPRVKERAAKLSSEIRAVLEPVLIRRNRLDLKNDPVYSAEVTELSEVGEPKEMFYALTPEQMDFYDRVINEYFSEDGRFRGAIYQPFIYEEHEALTDTDGLSEEENRTFQQQRNLYEFMRRLLVKRFESSFGAFSKSIANFTRVHERVLEFIDNSGGKYILDRKLIEKIYNSNPDDIDAALLEFERQLSELKKRPKNQHVYIINEFDLADEFVQDIKSDLDLMREIQQRIKRLNLVQEDPKAESLINEIEKIINTLPEKGEPKRKVIIFSEYIDTVEHLAPILEKAFPGKVLSTSSGLSAAQLRNILANFDASFKFRERDDTYQILLTSDKLSEGVNLNRAGTIINYDIPWNPTRVIQRVGRINRIGRKVFQNLYIYNFFPTEKGADIVKSREIASQKMFLIHNTLGEDAKIFAVDETPSPSELFKRVNSNPEDEEEQSIFTRVRRTYFEIQSKYPEIIERIKEFPARVKTAKAFSENQLLVFRRKGLGLFIQLVNDTTKQKPEIKSPFFEDTLQLIECEVDEPRRNLSENFWASYEAIKEYREVQHVPKSEAALENKALNNLSTALHNFKAELEDHISFIRVLIEDLRDYKTLAKSTLRRFAGSKLEASKPKTISDFASELQVVKNNLGEDYLEVVKSKLGTLKSEVIIAIENHKV
- a CDS encoding AAA family ATPase, which gives rise to MITYLKMTNWRKYENRELLFKKGITFLMGENGSGKTSILEAINYAFTGESALFQKSSDRPALLRDPKKPGTIILRFVVDDSEYEIMRTQNPDRAGNAHIINLNSNKFLAQSHAGVTKQVENLLLSSNDFLRRITYMAEGDVFNFLQDPPQDALDNQIRAAIGLTQLEAFAKALKSSQKELNARLKTLQMASVELSKLEIRTSLDLENKLRGSTTAKEQFLAQLEDIGSKLAKSEQNVSIANNIKIAIDELHKEIMQSPKNWQGLHEDTVFNFYDQLQTNAHVAENHHSEIRLALAKLDGQEEAYKRVISLLEPFKNSDDTVPCPVCRKPMTKSERKGILEEIKQDVEKLNEERSNQDQAREQTSKSMVQWNKQIEKLFPLRNLIAQTQLKDVHPSDTFSLLSQKISQIALGKPGSGQEELLKQRETVRERIKELDVYAAEYQAGKKRLSDLGFDSPEDLQNGLVQIETRLLSLRAANQAIDETLQSQQNTDMRLIYKQIADLWSSFREDEGWDIEYNTKGLPVITKDNENIKLDLRQLSGGEKTALLIMVHTILAHHFSKSDFLMIDEPLEHLDPVNRRSLIKFLVDAYNHQIFGQAIIATFEESLIRKYQSNEGVNIVLV